A region from the Rosa rugosa chromosome 6, drRosRugo1.1, whole genome shotgun sequence genome encodes:
- the LOC133714188 gene encoding uncharacterized protein LOC133714188, with translation MNYNMQQMDHSLSDLLNMLVTAEKQIKKESGSVAIVASSSKSKGKGKGKKKQVAKPKGAVQKKKKKEQKEPKGVCFFCNKDGHWKRNCKAYLASLKNQSSTAGPSGSKEA, from the exons atgaactataatatgcaacaaatggatcatagtctttctgatcttctcaatatgctggtaacagctgagaagcaaatcaagaaagagagtgggagtgtggccattgtcgcttcttcttccaagtccaaaggcaagggcaaagggaagaagaaacaagtggcaaagcctaaaggagcagtccaaaagaagaagaagaaggaacaaaaggaaccaaaaggtgtttgtttcttttgcaacaaggatgggcattggaagaggaattgcaaagcttatcttgcatccttgaagaaccagtcttcaacagcag gacctagtgggagcaaggaagcttaa
- the LOC133718282 gene encoding LEAF RUST 10 DISEASE-RESISTANCE LOCUS RECEPTOR-LIKE PROTEIN KINASE-like 2.3 yields MYLPMITGRLPMKAILVLLLLVLCTAACHAKDDPHHCEPSSCGDIHNISYPFRLNDDPNKCGDLRYNLSCENNLTVLHFYSGKYYVLAINYGNATIRVVDANVRKGNCSSIPRNSLASYNFSDEDPYSIYIWKGANLSNSDMLELSKPIIFMTCETRPVNSSLYMDTAPCINAKSGRSFVITESLNVSDLWDSCRIQLMVLISSSIGTKDMNSSYIDIHNELLYGFELSWLKRYTQGPNWSRWCYFDNDTNKVNCSIWTYPTYAGTTVLDFITDIFMRFISIFPMAVSWWILAKLGLGIPCVLVFLILKLKRRHLSMYSVIEEFLQSHNNLMPIRYSYSNIKKMTKGFKDKLGEGGYGAVYKGKLRSGHLVAVKMLGNSKANGQDFMNEVATIGRIHHVNVVRLIGYCAEGSKRALIYEYMSKGSLDKHIFPKEGLISLSCKEAFEISLGVARGIDYLHQGCDMKILHFDIKPHNILLDEKFVPKISDCGLARLCPLDDNSLTLTAARGTIGYIAPELFYKNIGGVSNKADIYSFGMLLMEIAGKRRNLNALAANTSQIYFPSWVYDQFNEEKEVEIEDATDEEKKLTKKMLMVALWCIQMKPSDRPNSMNKVVEMLEGEVEYIQMPPKPFLYPQDMPVVDDEDDSETTLTSSLPLKNEAQESISSIQNPN; encoded by the exons ATGTATCTTCCCATGATCACAGGAAGGCTACCCATGAAAGCAATACTGGTCCTTCTCCTTCTTGTTTTGTGCACTGCAGCTTGCCACGCTAAGGATGATCCTCATCACTGTGAGCCTTCTTCCTGCGGCGACATCCACAACATAAGTTACCCTTTCCGACTCAATGATGATCCAAACAAGTGCGGTGACTTAAGGTATAACCTGTCTTGTGAGAACAATCTCACTGTATTACACTTTTATTCAGGAAAATACTATGTGCTTGCCATCAATTATGGAAACGCCACAATCCGAGTTGTGGATGCCAATGTTCGCAAGGGTAACTGCTCTTCAATCCCTCGTAATTCGTTGGCCAGCTATAACTTCAGTGATGAGGATCCATACAGCATTTATATATGGAAAGGTGCCAATTTGTCGAACTCGGATATGTTGGAACTGTCAAAGCCTATAATCTTCATGACCTGTGAAACTCGGCCTGTGAATTCGTCTCTCTATATGGATACTGCTCCTTGCATTAATGCAAAAAGTGGGCGTTCTTTTGTTATCACTGAAAGCTTAAATGTCTCGGATTTGTGGGATTCATGTCGCATACAGCTGATGGTCTTGATATCATCGTCGATTGGGACAAAGGACATGAACAGTTCCTACATAGACATCCACAACGAGCTGCTCTATGGTTTTGAACTTTCATGGTTGAAGAGGTATACACAAGGTCCAAATTGGTCTAGGTGGTGCTATTTCGACAATGATACCAACAAAGTTAATTGTA GCATCTGGACTTATCCTACCTATGCAGGCACCACCGTCTTGGACTTTATAACAG ATATATTCATGCGATTCATTTCTATATTTCCAATGGCAG TATCTTGGTGGATTTTGGCA AAGCTTGGACTCGGAATTCCATGTGTGCTTGTGTTTTTAATCTTGAAGTTGAAAAGACGACATTTATCAATGTACAGTGTTATTGAAGAATTCTTACAGAGTCACAACAACCTCATGCCTATACGGTACTCCTACTCCAACATCAAGAAGATGACTAAAGGATTTAAGGATAAATTGGGGGAAGGAGGTTATGGCGCTGTATATAAAGGAAAGCTTCGGAGCGGTCACCTTGTTGCTGTTAAGATGTTGGGAAATTCCAAAGCTAATGGGCAAGATTTTATGAATGAAGTTGCTACCATTGGAAGAATTCATCATGTAAATGTGGTGCGACTAATTGGCTATTGTGCTGAGGGATCAAAGCGTGCTCTTATATATGAGTACATGTCAAAAGGGTCTCTTGATAAACACATATTTCCTAAGGAAGGACTCATCTCCTTAAGTTGCAAGGAAGCATTTGAAATTTCCCTAGGAGTGGCCCGTGGTATTGATTATCTGCATCAAGGATGTGATATGAAAATTTTGCATTTCGATATCAAGCCACACAACATTCTTCTTGACGAGAAGTTTGTTCCCAAGATTTCAGACTGTGGTCTAGCAAGATTATGCCCATTAGATGACAACAGTTTAACTTTGACCGCAGCAAGAGGAACCATTGGATACATAGCTCCGGAATTGTTTTACAAGAATATTGGAGGTGTGTCAAACAAAGCTGATATCTATAGTTTTGGAATGTTGTTGATGGAAATTGCagggaaaagaaggaatttaaATGCACTTGCAGCAAATACGAGCCAAATTTACTTTCCTTCTTGGGTGTACGACCAGTTCAATGAAGAAAAGGAGGTGGAAATTGAAGATGCCACGGATGAGGAAaagaaactaacaaagaaaatgCTCATGGTAGCATTGTGGTGTATACAAATGAAGCCTAGTGACCGTCCTAATTCGATGAACAAAGTAGTAGAGATGCTTGAAGGAGAAGTTGAATACATTCAAATGCCTCCAAAGCCTTTCCTATATCCACAAGACATGCCAGTagtggatgatgaagatgattcgGAAACAACTTTGACATCATCACTGCCATTGAAAAATGAAGCTCAAGAGTCAATTAGTTCGAttcaaaatccaaattaa